The DNA segment TTGTCTTGAAGCGGAAAGTTTGGACTGCGAGTTGGGTTGTCAAGGTGACAGTTATCATAGAGACAGTTAACATGACACTTCACTAGAAACATACGGTATTTTTTGCTTTGGCGTGGAAAAAATTATGTTGCAAGCTATCATGGTGGCTGTTATGGTGACACGTGGTCATGACAGAGTCTTCATAATTCCCAgaagtttcttttctccacGTCCTACTTCGTAAAATACTTATAACTTCCTTGAACTTCTTCTTTCACACCACTTCTCGTCCGATCAgtgaagttaagcaacgttgggtccggttagtacttggatagGTGGTTCTCCTCCACATTTCACCTCCCAAAGTGCGCTCCACTGCACCGCCATGCTGGCTGTTATATGGCTAAGCGTGGACATAACCCGCTGGAAAATGGATAACGAGAGCAGCTCTAATAACACGACCACAGGTAATTATTATATGAACCGTTATCACCACACGAGCACCGCCATCACATGAACCGCGACcacaacacacatacgtacatacccCGTGCGGGAACACGGCGCTGTAAAAAGGGAGATTCCATTACGCTCCAAACGCACGCTGGAATACTGGAATATGCCGCCTAATTTGATCAAACAAACCTGCATAGCCTGAaagattattttttgttttggtcaCAATGGATATGAAATGTGAGGGTATACGTGTTTCACCACAAAGCCGTGATTCCTAACTTCACTCTGCCTTCCCGCCACCCTTACTGCCTTCCCATGAATCATCTGGCTTCACGTGAGCGTGGATGTTGCTCTGAAAATACCGCGCAATGCCTGAAGCTAAATCTTACACACCTGTTTTATTCGCAACTCATCTATTACAATGTAACTCGAATGACTTTACGTGTGCCTTGCCGCTGACGACAAAGAACTGCTTCAAGATTCACGGTGTAACTTTATGGTTCTGAACAAATGTTGATAAATGTGTACCCAAATGTTACATATCACTTAGTATTAGATCTTTAACACTATAGGCCTCCTTTGAGCATATCTTTACTAATTTCCTGTTTCCCTGAGTCCACAAGACtgagatgacacacacacacacacacacacacacacacactcatcaaaCACAAAATCAAAGTCACTGCAGGAATGGAGatgtgtaataaataaataagaggctGTACCTCGGCAACTCATCGAGGGTGTGTACCTTGTGTATCTGAAACGCTGGCTGCGGTACAAGCAACGGCGGTGTGGGCGGCGCTGCGGCGGCCACTCCACGCTGCGCCCTCCCTACCACCCTCCTCACCCTGCCGCCGGTGCTGGCAGCGTTATGAAGTACAACACACAACTATATGGGACGTTTCCAATATCTGCAACACAGATATCCTATTTGTATGTTAGCGACATTGACATCGATGTTCACGAAATACGAGTTACAGCGGCCAGGAGCGACTAACTCACCgtcctctttcatatttctatACGAAAATAAGCTTTCTCGATAAATATCATGAtcctaatatataaaaaaaaaaaacataataaaaacttCGTATTCTCAGCTCAGACAGTTCACTTAAAATTAAGGTTTTCCAGCAAATACCTAACATTATATGTTAAtctgcgtgcgtgtgtcagGCGCCCGACCCCCAGACAGCACTGCGCAGTCCCGCCTGGGAGTCGCGCGCCTGGCCATTCTTGGCCGACGTTACAAACAGTTACAAAGCTACACTACTTGATCACTAGTACACCAAGATGACTCGTGCAGAAGGCTCAGTACTGCACTGCCTCACAGTCCCGCCAGGGTCACGCTGCATCGGGTGGGTTGAGCAGTAACTCTACACGTCACGAGAACCGAATGTGCGCTGCGTTGTTGATggtattgttggtgttgttggtcaGACGGCAGTGTAGTAATGACCCCCGGCTGGCCTCCTCCCCCCGCCGGCCGCTCTCAAGATCCTTTGTCCGTCTTGGAGCTGCTGTTCCCTTCCTCCGAGTTGATCGCCTTCTTCTCGTTGTCGTTGGGCTCCTTCGACTCAGCCAGCTCGTAGCCGCGCACCACCGTTTCGATGAGGAACTTGATGGTGATCCTGTAGATGTTGTCCATGTTGTCGGTGTAGCGATCCCCCAGCGTGAGCCGCACGGCCTCCAGGAACGGGTGCTCGATTTTCTGCCGGGCA comes from the Scylla paramamosain isolate STU-SP2022 chromosome 28, ASM3559412v1, whole genome shotgun sequence genome and includes:
- the LOC135114916 gene encoding uncharacterized protein LOC135114916 — its product is MVMNSIDEGIKAMDNVDFFFGLLHQIGASHRKIPGFKKEYFWKIEHPFLEAVRLTLGDRYTDNMDNIYRITIKFLIETVVRGYELAESKEPNDNEKKAINSEEGNSSSKTDKGS